The proteins below come from a single Poecilia reticulata strain Guanapo linkage group LG5, Guppy_female_1.0+MT, whole genome shotgun sequence genomic window:
- the im:7151449 gene encoding complement decay-accelerating factor isoform X1: protein MEVLLDTRRQRKLLILYLFIGTVAAQCSKPEAGENMVLTEESLLKNDFPESSEVTLECSNGYEKASGSGIMNCIDNKWTEPDLNCKKKDCGFPKAEPHMEFNISQGTLFGSVVTVTCEEGYQISGSSYKHCLPRGWFGKASCNIVTCSKPTEVENGEHSWKSDIKPEYQQTIHFTCKAGYTMLGNQTIQCTKTGKYDSEPPQCIGLTTEGKITTNIITTASTTTEQETSTANGLTVTPTFHKATTVTARSSTNISTLKQGHRIRSSEETNTTPSTSKKEQNIETLNVNKDKGHAAVIISVVVVTIVLCLVAFFLNKFLMRRKGSYDTGEDLKPELLQFQSL from the exons ATGGAGGTTTTACTGGACACCCGCAGACAGAGAAAACTCCTCATCTTGTACCTGTTTATTGGGACTGTTGCAG CGCAATGTTCTAAACCTGAAGCTGGAGAGAACATGGTTCTCACCGAAGAATCTCTCCTAAAAAATGATTTCCCAGAGAGTTCTGAGGTCACCTTAGAGTGCAGCAATGGATATGAAAAAGCAAGTGGCTCTGGGATCATGAACTGCATCGATAACAAGTGGACTGAGCCAGATCTCAACTGCAAGA AGAAAGACTGTGGTTTCCCTAAAGCAGAGCCACACATGGAATTTAATATCAGCCAGGGTACTCTGTTTGGTTCAGTGGTTACAGTAACCTGTGAAGAAGG TTACCAGATAAGTGGATCAAGCTACAAACACTGCCTTCCAAGAGGGTGGTTTGGAAAGGCATCATGTAACA tTGTTACTTGTTCCAAACCAACCGAAGTGGAAAATGGCGAACATTCTTGGAAGAGTGACATTAAACCAGAATATCAACAAACTATACATTTCACATGTAAAGCAGGATACACCATGCTTGGGAATCAAACTATTCAGTGTACCAAAACCGGCAAATATGATTCTGAGCCTCCACAATGCATTG GTTTGACCACAGAAGgcaaaattacaacaaacatTATTACAACTGCTTCCACAACAACAGAACAAG aAACATCTACTGCTAATGGTTTGACTGTTACACCAACTTTTCACAAAGCCACAACTGTCACAGCTAGATCATCCACAAATATCTCAACATTGAAACAAG GTCACAGAATAAGATCATCTGAGGAAACTAATACTACACCCAGTACTTCTAAAAAAG AACAGAATATAGagactttaaatgtaaacaaagataaag GACATGCAGCTGTTATAATCAGTGTGGTGGTTGTTACAATAG TACTCTGCCTAGTTGCAttctttttaaacaagtttCTTATGAGAAGGAAAGg CTCATATGACACTGGAGAAGACCTGAAGCCGGAGTTATTACAGTTCCAAAGTCTTTAA
- the im:7151449 gene encoding complement decay-accelerating factor isoform X2: MEVLLDTRRQRKLLILYLFIGTVAAQCSKPEAGENMVLTEESLLKNDFPESSEVTLECSNGYEKASGSGIMNCIDNKWTEPDLNCKKKDCGFPKAEPHMEFNISQGTLFGSVVTVTCEEGYQISGSSYKHCLPRGWFGKASCNIVTCSKPTEVENGEHSWKSDIKPEYQQTIHFTCKAGYTMLGNQTIQCTKTGKYDSEPPQCIGLTTEGKITTNIITTASTTTEQETSTANGLTVTPTFHKATTVTARSSTNISTLKQGHRIRSSEETNTTPSTSKKEQNIETLNVNKDKGHAAVIISVVVVTIVLCLVAFFLNKFLMRRKGSVGTGPIC, from the exons ATGGAGGTTTTACTGGACACCCGCAGACAGAGAAAACTCCTCATCTTGTACCTGTTTATTGGGACTGTTGCAG CGCAATGTTCTAAACCTGAAGCTGGAGAGAACATGGTTCTCACCGAAGAATCTCTCCTAAAAAATGATTTCCCAGAGAGTTCTGAGGTCACCTTAGAGTGCAGCAATGGATATGAAAAAGCAAGTGGCTCTGGGATCATGAACTGCATCGATAACAAGTGGACTGAGCCAGATCTCAACTGCAAGA AGAAAGACTGTGGTTTCCCTAAAGCAGAGCCACACATGGAATTTAATATCAGCCAGGGTACTCTGTTTGGTTCAGTGGTTACAGTAACCTGTGAAGAAGG TTACCAGATAAGTGGATCAAGCTACAAACACTGCCTTCCAAGAGGGTGGTTTGGAAAGGCATCATGTAACA tTGTTACTTGTTCCAAACCAACCGAAGTGGAAAATGGCGAACATTCTTGGAAGAGTGACATTAAACCAGAATATCAACAAACTATACATTTCACATGTAAAGCAGGATACACCATGCTTGGGAATCAAACTATTCAGTGTACCAAAACCGGCAAATATGATTCTGAGCCTCCACAATGCATTG GTTTGACCACAGAAGgcaaaattacaacaaacatTATTACAACTGCTTCCACAACAACAGAACAAG aAACATCTACTGCTAATGGTTTGACTGTTACACCAACTTTTCACAAAGCCACAACTGTCACAGCTAGATCATCCACAAATATCTCAACATTGAAACAAG GTCACAGAATAAGATCATCTGAGGAAACTAATACTACACCCAGTACTTCTAAAAAAG AACAGAATATAGagactttaaatgtaaacaaagataaag GACATGCAGCTGTTATAATCAGTGTGGTGGTTGTTACAATAG TACTCTGCCTAGTTGCAttctttttaaacaagtttCTTATGAGAAGGAAAGg ATCTGTTGGAACTGGACCCATCTGTTAG
- the im:7151449 gene encoding complement decay-accelerating factor isoform X4, with the protein MEVLLDTRRQRKLLILYLFIGTVAAQCSKPEAGENMVLTEESLLKNDFPESSEVTLECSNGYEKASGSGIMNCIDNKWTEPDLNCKKKDCGFPKAEPHMEFNISQGTLFGSVVTVTCEEGYQISGSSYKHCLPRGWFGKASCNIVTCSKPTEVENGEHSWKSDIKPEYQQTIHFTCKAGYTMLGNQTIQCTKTGKYDSEPPQCIETSTANGLTVTPTFHKATTVTARSSTNISTLKQGHRIRSSEETNTTPSTSKKEQNIETLNVNKDKGHAAVIISVVVVTIVLCLVAFFLNKFLMRRKGSYDTGEDLKPELLQFQSL; encoded by the exons ATGGAGGTTTTACTGGACACCCGCAGACAGAGAAAACTCCTCATCTTGTACCTGTTTATTGGGACTGTTGCAG CGCAATGTTCTAAACCTGAAGCTGGAGAGAACATGGTTCTCACCGAAGAATCTCTCCTAAAAAATGATTTCCCAGAGAGTTCTGAGGTCACCTTAGAGTGCAGCAATGGATATGAAAAAGCAAGTGGCTCTGGGATCATGAACTGCATCGATAACAAGTGGACTGAGCCAGATCTCAACTGCAAGA AGAAAGACTGTGGTTTCCCTAAAGCAGAGCCACACATGGAATTTAATATCAGCCAGGGTACTCTGTTTGGTTCAGTGGTTACAGTAACCTGTGAAGAAGG TTACCAGATAAGTGGATCAAGCTACAAACACTGCCTTCCAAGAGGGTGGTTTGGAAAGGCATCATGTAACA tTGTTACTTGTTCCAAACCAACCGAAGTGGAAAATGGCGAACATTCTTGGAAGAGTGACATTAAACCAGAATATCAACAAACTATACATTTCACATGTAAAGCAGGATACACCATGCTTGGGAATCAAACTATTCAGTGTACCAAAACCGGCAAATATGATTCTGAGCCTCCACAATGCATTG aAACATCTACTGCTAATGGTTTGACTGTTACACCAACTTTTCACAAAGCCACAACTGTCACAGCTAGATCATCCACAAATATCTCAACATTGAAACAAG GTCACAGAATAAGATCATCTGAGGAAACTAATACTACACCCAGTACTTCTAAAAAAG AACAGAATATAGagactttaaatgtaaacaaagataaag GACATGCAGCTGTTATAATCAGTGTGGTGGTTGTTACAATAG TACTCTGCCTAGTTGCAttctttttaaacaagtttCTTATGAGAAGGAAAGg CTCATATGACACTGGAGAAGACCTGAAGCCGGAGTTATTACAGTTCCAAAGTCTTTAA
- the im:7151449 gene encoding complement decay-accelerating factor isoform X3 → MEVLLDTRRQRKLLILYLFIGTVAAQCSKPEAGENMVLTEESLLKNDFPESSEVTLECSNGYEKASGSGIMNCIDNKWTEPDLNCKKKDCGFPKAEPHMEFNISQGTLFGSVVTVTCEEGYQISGSSYKHCLPRGWFGKASCNIVTCSKPTEVENGEHSWKSDIKPEYQQTIHFTCKAGYTMLGNQTIQCTKTGKYDSEPPQCIGLTTEGKITTNIITTASTTTEQATTVTARSSTNISTLKQGHRIRSSEETNTTPSTSKKEQNIETLNVNKDKGHAAVIISVVVVTIVLCLVAFFLNKFLMRRKGSYDTGEDLKPELLQFQSL, encoded by the exons ATGGAGGTTTTACTGGACACCCGCAGACAGAGAAAACTCCTCATCTTGTACCTGTTTATTGGGACTGTTGCAG CGCAATGTTCTAAACCTGAAGCTGGAGAGAACATGGTTCTCACCGAAGAATCTCTCCTAAAAAATGATTTCCCAGAGAGTTCTGAGGTCACCTTAGAGTGCAGCAATGGATATGAAAAAGCAAGTGGCTCTGGGATCATGAACTGCATCGATAACAAGTGGACTGAGCCAGATCTCAACTGCAAGA AGAAAGACTGTGGTTTCCCTAAAGCAGAGCCACACATGGAATTTAATATCAGCCAGGGTACTCTGTTTGGTTCAGTGGTTACAGTAACCTGTGAAGAAGG TTACCAGATAAGTGGATCAAGCTACAAACACTGCCTTCCAAGAGGGTGGTTTGGAAAGGCATCATGTAACA tTGTTACTTGTTCCAAACCAACCGAAGTGGAAAATGGCGAACATTCTTGGAAGAGTGACATTAAACCAGAATATCAACAAACTATACATTTCACATGTAAAGCAGGATACACCATGCTTGGGAATCAAACTATTCAGTGTACCAAAACCGGCAAATATGATTCTGAGCCTCCACAATGCATTG GTTTGACCACAGAAGgcaaaattacaacaaacatTATTACAACTGCTTCCACAACAACAGAACAAG CCACAACTGTCACAGCTAGATCATCCACAAATATCTCAACATTGAAACAAG GTCACAGAATAAGATCATCTGAGGAAACTAATACTACACCCAGTACTTCTAAAAAAG AACAGAATATAGagactttaaatgtaaacaaagataaag GACATGCAGCTGTTATAATCAGTGTGGTGGTTGTTACAATAG TACTCTGCCTAGTTGCAttctttttaaacaagtttCTTATGAGAAGGAAAGg CTCATATGACACTGGAGAAGACCTGAAGCCGGAGTTATTACAGTTCCAAAGTCTTTAA
- the im:7151449 gene encoding complement decay-accelerating factor isoform X6 translates to MEVLLDTRRQRKLLILYLFIGTVAAQCSKPEAGENMVLTEESLLKNDFPESSEVTLECSNGYEKASGSGIMNCIDNKWTEPDLNCKKKDCGFPKAEPHMEFNISQGTLFGSVVTVTCEEGYQISGSSYKHCLPRGWFGKASCNIVTCSKPTEVENGEHSWKSDIKPEYQQTIHFTCKAGYTMLGNQTIQCTKTGKYDSEPPQCIATTVTARSSTNISTLKQGHRIRSSEETNTTPSTSKKEQNIETLNVNKDKGHAAVIISVVVVTIVLCLVAFFLNKFLMRRKGSYDTGEDLKPELLQFQSL, encoded by the exons ATGGAGGTTTTACTGGACACCCGCAGACAGAGAAAACTCCTCATCTTGTACCTGTTTATTGGGACTGTTGCAG CGCAATGTTCTAAACCTGAAGCTGGAGAGAACATGGTTCTCACCGAAGAATCTCTCCTAAAAAATGATTTCCCAGAGAGTTCTGAGGTCACCTTAGAGTGCAGCAATGGATATGAAAAAGCAAGTGGCTCTGGGATCATGAACTGCATCGATAACAAGTGGACTGAGCCAGATCTCAACTGCAAGA AGAAAGACTGTGGTTTCCCTAAAGCAGAGCCACACATGGAATTTAATATCAGCCAGGGTACTCTGTTTGGTTCAGTGGTTACAGTAACCTGTGAAGAAGG TTACCAGATAAGTGGATCAAGCTACAAACACTGCCTTCCAAGAGGGTGGTTTGGAAAGGCATCATGTAACA tTGTTACTTGTTCCAAACCAACCGAAGTGGAAAATGGCGAACATTCTTGGAAGAGTGACATTAAACCAGAATATCAACAAACTATACATTTCACATGTAAAGCAGGATACACCATGCTTGGGAATCAAACTATTCAGTGTACCAAAACCGGCAAATATGATTCTGAGCCTCCACAATGCATTG CCACAACTGTCACAGCTAGATCATCCACAAATATCTCAACATTGAAACAAG GTCACAGAATAAGATCATCTGAGGAAACTAATACTACACCCAGTACTTCTAAAAAAG AACAGAATATAGagactttaaatgtaaacaaagataaag GACATGCAGCTGTTATAATCAGTGTGGTGGTTGTTACAATAG TACTCTGCCTAGTTGCAttctttttaaacaagtttCTTATGAGAAGGAAAGg CTCATATGACACTGGAGAAGACCTGAAGCCGGAGTTATTACAGTTCCAAAGTCTTTAA
- the im:7151449 gene encoding complement factor H isoform X7, whose amino-acid sequence MEVLLDTRRQRKLLILYLFIGTVAAQCSKPEAGENMVLTEESLLKNDFPESSEVTLECSNGYEKASGSGIMNCIDNKWTEPDLNCKKKDCGFPKAEPHMEFNISQGTLFGSVVTVTCEEGYQISGSSYKHCLPRGWFGKASCNIVTCSKPTEVENGEHSWKSDIKPEYQQTIHFTCKAGYTMLGNQTIQCTKTGKYDSEPPQCIGHRIRSSEETNTTPSTSKKEQNIETLNVNKDKGHAAVIISVVVVTIVLCLVAFFLNKFLMRRKGSYDTGEDLKPELLQFQSL is encoded by the exons ATGGAGGTTTTACTGGACACCCGCAGACAGAGAAAACTCCTCATCTTGTACCTGTTTATTGGGACTGTTGCAG CGCAATGTTCTAAACCTGAAGCTGGAGAGAACATGGTTCTCACCGAAGAATCTCTCCTAAAAAATGATTTCCCAGAGAGTTCTGAGGTCACCTTAGAGTGCAGCAATGGATATGAAAAAGCAAGTGGCTCTGGGATCATGAACTGCATCGATAACAAGTGGACTGAGCCAGATCTCAACTGCAAGA AGAAAGACTGTGGTTTCCCTAAAGCAGAGCCACACATGGAATTTAATATCAGCCAGGGTACTCTGTTTGGTTCAGTGGTTACAGTAACCTGTGAAGAAGG TTACCAGATAAGTGGATCAAGCTACAAACACTGCCTTCCAAGAGGGTGGTTTGGAAAGGCATCATGTAACA tTGTTACTTGTTCCAAACCAACCGAAGTGGAAAATGGCGAACATTCTTGGAAGAGTGACATTAAACCAGAATATCAACAAACTATACATTTCACATGTAAAGCAGGATACACCATGCTTGGGAATCAAACTATTCAGTGTACCAAAACCGGCAAATATGATTCTGAGCCTCCACAATGCATTG GTCACAGAATAAGATCATCTGAGGAAACTAATACTACACCCAGTACTTCTAAAAAAG AACAGAATATAGagactttaaatgtaaacaaagataaag GACATGCAGCTGTTATAATCAGTGTGGTGGTTGTTACAATAG TACTCTGCCTAGTTGCAttctttttaaacaagtttCTTATGAGAAGGAAAGg CTCATATGACACTGGAGAAGACCTGAAGCCGGAGTTATTACAGTTCCAAAGTCTTTAA
- the im:7151449 gene encoding complement decay-accelerating factor isoform X5 codes for MVLTEESLLKNDFPESSEVTLECSNGYEKASGSGIMNCIDNKWTEPDLNCKKKDCGFPKAEPHMEFNISQGTLFGSVVTVTCEEGYQISGSSYKHCLPRGWFGKASCNIVTCSKPTEVENGEHSWKSDIKPEYQQTIHFTCKAGYTMLGNQTIQCTKTGKYDSEPPQCIGLTTEGKITTNIITTASTTTEQETSTANGLTVTPTFHKATTVTARSSTNISTLKQGHRIRSSEETNTTPSTSKKEQNIETLNVNKDKGHAAVIISVVVVTIVLCLVAFFLNKFLMRRKGSYDTGEDLKPELLQFQSL; via the exons ATGGTTCTCACCGAAGAATCTCTCCTAAAAAATGATTTCCCAGAGAGTTCTGAGGTCACCTTAGAGTGCAGCAATGGATATGAAAAAGCAAGTGGCTCTGGGATCATGAACTGCATCGATAACAAGTGGACTGAGCCAGATCTCAACTGCAAGA AGAAAGACTGTGGTTTCCCTAAAGCAGAGCCACACATGGAATTTAATATCAGCCAGGGTACTCTGTTTGGTTCAGTGGTTACAGTAACCTGTGAAGAAGG TTACCAGATAAGTGGATCAAGCTACAAACACTGCCTTCCAAGAGGGTGGTTTGGAAAGGCATCATGTAACA tTGTTACTTGTTCCAAACCAACCGAAGTGGAAAATGGCGAACATTCTTGGAAGAGTGACATTAAACCAGAATATCAACAAACTATACATTTCACATGTAAAGCAGGATACACCATGCTTGGGAATCAAACTATTCAGTGTACCAAAACCGGCAAATATGATTCTGAGCCTCCACAATGCATTG GTTTGACCACAGAAGgcaaaattacaacaaacatTATTACAACTGCTTCCACAACAACAGAACAAG aAACATCTACTGCTAATGGTTTGACTGTTACACCAACTTTTCACAAAGCCACAACTGTCACAGCTAGATCATCCACAAATATCTCAACATTGAAACAAG GTCACAGAATAAGATCATCTGAGGAAACTAATACTACACCCAGTACTTCTAAAAAAG AACAGAATATAGagactttaaatgtaaacaaagataaag GACATGCAGCTGTTATAATCAGTGTGGTGGTTGTTACAATAG TACTCTGCCTAGTTGCAttctttttaaacaagtttCTTATGAGAAGGAAAGg CTCATATGACACTGGAGAAGACCTGAAGCCGGAGTTATTACAGTTCCAAAGTCTTTAA